In one Drosophila pseudoobscura strain MV-25-SWS-2005 chromosome X, UCI_Dpse_MV25, whole genome shotgun sequence genomic region, the following are encoded:
- the rdgA gene encoding eye-specific diacylglycerol kinase isoform X12, protein MQRLRTTFTRSRTPTGAEMKMQNSLEVPKQVRSASFDEMQLEAQRTSSNRLRQRASSSAEGRALEADRLQVPAGQGRSRSFDSAVIDPTSEDSGAFLDVPQRNKMPRRSSSSSPKTPPPCFHCQLVKQYERQITAEQRFFIDHRELTALSFYSDDDDDDDEEEGAVGGEGLCEDMHGACGGRPLPDVNNEAVARAQAILASTFENDPSTDCEDDAVELDLGLIHLSIEQSRARIPRQMRRHTIDSSVGNSEDEGVDGSGPNSNNSPYFGNTLMPPRPCGITFTLSPTNGDCPFLPTFAFPIDPNSPPGTPSPTQSPSPSPSPSPSPSPSPTPSVVLAVPPPLLELPSCSTGSGQQLLGSTAAVAAAALTLPAIASSQAAAAMATGAVCTLADADDAAAALGAMGLPVRPRRRSISRQEAIFVEPTGSSLENVSMSIEKADSIDAASTRANCGSPTGMFAVAHRTGFVVQDIYLTVPDLRRDRAASVDSCFSKLSSGNKTEELQPTVDGCYLTVPVINTTRSRSVDIVLPTDEQARYKALAMTGNEPGTYGRRTATGSNARRPIRIVPDWTENAINGEHYWKTSSASGDLCCLNEECIVSSKSGQRLKCSACQLVAHINCIPYVNEKPTLLCKPTYRDVGIRQYREQTTTHHHWVHRKMEKGKCKQCGKNIMFESIPQAVQSKLFGSKEIVALSCAWCHEIYHNKDTCFNQEKIGEECRLGNYAPIIVPPSWIVKLPNKGNFKSSIRVSNKNAATGSSAAGAGGGTAAGAPGGPGGPGGPGGKGKKQTQRRQKGKDEKKGEPRAFIVKPIPSPEVIPVIVFINPKSGGNQGVKLLGKFQHLLNPRQVFDLTQGGPKMGLDMFRKAPNLRVLACGGDGTVGWVLSVLDQIHPPLSPCPAVGVLPLGTGNDLARALGWGGYFSCQGYTDEPVGKILREIGMSQCVLMDRWRVKVTPNDDVCDDHMDRSKANVPLNVINNYFSFGVDAHIALEFHEAREAHPERFNSRLRNKMYYGQMGGKDLILRQYRNLSQWVTLECDGNDFTSKLRDAGCHAVLFLNIPSYGGGTHPWNDSFGATKPTIDDGLMEVVGLTTYQLPMLQAGMHGTCICQCRKARIITKRTIPMQVDGEACRVKPSIIEIELLNKALMLTKCKNGRGDVQVNPLEKLQLNILRITMQQYEQYHYQREMLSKLANKLGQIEIDSQCDLDHVRNMLNAKFEESITYPKVSQDWCFVDACTAEHYFRIDRAQEHLHYICDIAIDDLLILDHELATMPQTPDQERSFAAFSQRQAQTERRQMDQAQGHAPGSTALYWNKLPMPYY, encoded by the exons ATGCAGCGTCTTCGCACGACCTTCACGCGTTCGCGGACGCCCACCGGCgccgaaatgaaaatgcagAACAGCCTCGAGGTGCCCAAACAG GTGCGTTCCGCCTCCTTTGACGAGATGCAACTGGAGGCGCAGCGCACGTCCTCGAACCGACTGAGGCAGCGTGCCTCGTCCTCGGCGGAGGGGCGTGCCTTGGAGGCTGATCGTCTGcaggtgccggctgggcaggGCCGCTCGCGCAGCTTCGATTCGGCGGTCATCGATCCGACGAGCGAGGATTCGGGGGCATTCCTGGATGTGCCGCAGCGCAACAAGATGCCGCGGCGCAGCAGCTCGTCGAGCCCGAAGACCCCGCCGCCGTGCTTCCATTGCCAATTGGTGAAGCAGTACGAGCGCCAGATAACAGCGGAGCAGCGCTTCTTCATCGATCATCGAGAGCTCACCGCTCTCAGCTTCTACagcgatgatgacgatgacgacgacgaggaggagggtGCGGTGGGCGGTGAGGGTCTGTGCGAAGACATGCACGGTGCCTGCGGCGGACGGCCGCTTCCCGATGTGAACAACGAGGCGGTGGCTCGGGCGCAGGCCATTCTTGCATCCACATTCGAGAACGACCCGAGCACCGATTGCGAGGACGATGCGGTTGAGCTGGACCTGGGACTGATCCACTTGAGCATCGAGCAATCACGGGCTCGTATTCCGCGGCAGATGCGCCGCCACACCATCGACAGTTCGGTGGGCAATTCCGAGGATGAGGGCGTCGACGGGTCCGGGCCCAACTCCAACAATTCCCCGTATTTCGGCAACACCCTGATGCCGCCCAGACCCTGCGGCATCACCTTCACCCTGTCCCCCACCAACGGCGACTGTCCGTTCCTCCCAACCTTCGCTTTCCCCATCGATCCCAACTCCCCACCAGGCACGCCTTCGCCCACCcagtcgccatcgccatcgccatcaccatcgccgtcgccgtccCCGTCGCCCACCCCGTCGGTGGTGCTGGCCGTTCCACCCCCCCTGCTGGAGCTACCGTCCTGCTCCACGGGCAGCGGACAACAGCTGCTGGGCTCCACCGCAGctgtggccgccgccgccctcaCTCTACCGGCGATTGCCTCCTCGcaagcagccgcagccatGGCCACCGGAGCGGTCTGCACCTTGGCGGATGCAGATGACGCTGCTGCCGCTTTGGGGGCCATGGGCCTGCCGGTTCGCCCCAGACGCCGGTCCATCTCGCGGCAGGAGGCCATCTTCGTGGAGCCGACCGGCAGTTCGCTCGAGAATGTCTCGATGTCGATCGAGAAGGCCGACTCCATTGATGCCGCCTCCACCAGGGCCAACTGCGGCTCGCCCACGGGCATGTTCGCCGTCGCCCATCGCACCGGATTTGTGGTGCAGGACATCTACCTGACCGTACCGGATCTCCGACGGGATCGTGCCGCCTCCGTGGACTCGTGCTTCTCGAAGCTCTCATCAGGCAACAAAACCGAGGAGCTCCAGCCCACCGTGGATGGCTGCTACCTGACCGTACCGGTGATCAACACCACTCGCTCCCGGTCCGTGGACATAGTCCTGCCCACCGACGAGCAGGCGCGCTACAAGGCCCTGGCCATGACTGGCAACGAGCCAGGCACCTACGG CAGGCGTACCGCTACAGGCAGCAATGCCCGTCGGCCCATACGCATTGTGCCCGATTGGACAGAGAATGCAATTAATGGCGAGCACTACTGGAAGACCTCGTCGGCCTCCGGCGATCTCTGTTGCCTCAACGAGGAGTGCATTGTAAGTTCA AAGAGCGGCCAGCGTTTGAAGTGCTCCGCCTGCCAGCTGGTAGCCCACATCAATTGCATTCCGTATGTGAACGAGAAGCCGACGCTGCTGTGCAAGCCCACCTATCGGGATGTGGGGATCAGGCAGTACCGGGAGCAGACGACCACCCACCACCACTGGGTGCACCGCAAGATGGAGAAGGGGAAGTGCAAGCAGTGTGGCAAG AATATTATGTTTGAATCCATACCGCAGGCGGTTCAGAGCAAGCTATTTGGCTCCAAAGAAATTGTAGCTTTGTCCTGTGCCTGGTGTCATGAGATCTATCACAACAAGGACACGTGCTTCAATCAGGAGAAAATCGGCGAAGAGTGTCGTCTCG GCAACTATGCACCGATTATTGTGCCGCCATCGTGGATTGTCAAGCTGCCGAACAAGGGCAACTTCAAGTCCTCCATTCGGGTAAGCAACAAGAACGCTGCCACCGGCTCCTCCGCTGCTGGAGCCGGCGGTGGCACTGCAGCTGGCGCACCTGGCGGACCCGGCGGACCCGGCGGTCCCGGTGGCAAAGGCAAGAAGCAGACCCAGCGCCGGCAGAAGGGCAAGGACGAGAAGAAGGGAGAACCGCGCGCATTCATCGTGAAGCCCATTCCATCGCCGGAGGTAATACCGGTCATTGTCTTTATTAATCCCAAGTCCGGTGGCAATCAGGGCGTCAAGCTACTCGGCAAGTTCCAGCATCTCCTGAACCCACGCCAGGTCTTTGATCTAACGCAAGGAGGTCCCAAAATGGG TCTGGACATGTTCCGCAAGGCGCCGAATCTTCGGGTTTTGGCCTGCGGCGGCGATGGCACCGTCGGCTGGGTGCTCTCCGTCCTCGATCAGATCCATCCACCATTGTCGCCGTGCCCGGCCGTCGGTGTGCTGCCGTTGGGGACGGGCAACGATCTCGCTCGCGCTCTCGGATGGGGCGGG TATTTCTCCTGTCAGGGCTACACGGACGAACCGGTGGGCAAGATCCTACGCGAGATCGGGATGTCGCAGTGCGTCCTCATGGACCGCTGGCGCGTCAAGGTCACGCCCAACGACGATGTCTGCGATGACCACATGGACCGCAGCAAGGCGAACGTGCCCCTGAACGTGATCAACAACTACTTCTCGTTCGGGGTGGATGCCCACATCGCACTGGAGTTCCACGAGGCGCGGGAGGCCCATCCGGAGCGCTTCAATTCGCGGCTGCGCAACAAGATGTACTACGGCCAGATGGGGGGCAAGGATCTGATCCTGCGCCAGTACCGCAACCTCTCCCAGTGGGTGACGCTGGAGTGCGATGGGAATGACTTCACCAGCAAGCTGCGGGACGCCGGCTGCCATGCCGTCCTCTTCCTGAACATACCCAG CTATGGCGGCGGCACCCACCCGTGGAACGACTCGTTCGGGGCGACGAAGCCCACCATTGACGACGGCCTGATGGAGGTGGTGGGGCTGACCACCTACCAGCTGCCGATGCTGCAGGCGGGCATGCACGGCACCTGCATCTGCCAGTGCCGGAAGGCGCGCATCATAACGAAGCGCACCATACCGATGCAGGTGGATGGTGAGGCGTGTCGCGTGAAGCCGTCGATCATTGAGATCGAGCTGTTGAATAAGGCGTTGATGCTGACCAAGTGCAAGAATGGACGTGGCGATGTCCA AGTAAATCCCCTGGAGAAGCTTCAATTGAATATCCTGCGCATTACGATGCAGCAGTATGAGCAATACCACTACCAAAGGGAGATGCTCAGTAAGCTGGCGAACAAGCTCGGCCAGATCGAGATCGACTCACAATGCGATCTGGATCATGTCCGCAATATGCTCAACGCCAAGTTCGAAGAGTCCATCACCTACCCGAAGGTATCGCAGGACTGGTGTTTCGTAGACG CCTGCACTGCAGAGCACTACTTCCGCATCGACAGGGCGCAGGAACATTTACACTACATCTGTGACATCGCCATTGACGATTTACTCATTCTGGATCACGAACTCGCCACCATGCCCCAAACACCCGACCAAGAACGCTCCTTTGCCGCATTCTCGCAGCGTCAGGCCCAGACAGAGCGCCGACAGATGGACCAGGCCCAGGGCCATGCACCAGGCAGCACCG CCCTATACTGGAACAAACTTCCGATGCCATACTACTAG
- the rdgA gene encoding eye-specific diacylglycerol kinase isoform X13 → MQRLRTTFTRSRTPTGAEMKMQNSLEVPKQVRSASFDEMQLEAQRTSSNRLRQRASSSAEGRALEADRLQVPAGQGRSRSFDSAVIDPTSEDSGAFLDVPQRNKMPRRSSSSSPKTPPPCFHCQLVKQYERQITAEQRFFIDHRELTALSFYSDDDDDDDEEEGAVGGEGLCEDMHGACGGRPLPDVNNEAVARAQAILASTFENDPSTDCEDDAVELDLGLIHLSIEQSRARIPRQMRRHTIDSSVGNSEDEGVDGSGPNSNNSPYFGNTLMPPRPCGITFTLSPTNGDCPFLPTFAFPIDPNSPPGTPSPTQSPSPSPSPSPSPSPSPTPSVVLAVPPPLLELPSCSTGSGQQLLGSTAAVAAAALTLPAIASSQAAAAMATGAVCTLADADDAAAALGAMGLPVRPRRRSISRQEAIFVEPTGSSLENVSMSIEKADSIDAASTRANCGSPTGMFAVAHRTGFVVQDIYLTVPDLRRDRAASVDSCFSKLSSGNKTEELQPTVDGCYLTVPVINTTRSRSVDIVLPTDEQARYKALAMTGNEPGTYGRTATGSNARRPIRIVPDWTENAINGEHYWKTSSASGDLCCLNEECIKSGQRLKCSACQLVAHINCIPYVNEKPTLLCKPTYRDVGIRQYREQTTTHHHWVHRKMEKGKCKQCGKNIMFESIPQAVQSKLFGSKEIVALSCAWCHEIYHNKDTCFNQEKIGEECRLGNYAPIIVPPSWIVKLPNKGNFKSSIRVSNKNAATGSSAAGAGGGTAAGAPGGPGGPGGPGGKGKKQTQRRQKGKDEKKGEPRAFIVKPIPSPEVIPVIVFINPKSGGNQGVKLLGKFQHLLNPRQVFDLTQGGPKMGLDMFRKAPNLRVLACGGDGTVGWVLSVLDQIHPPLSPCPAVGVLPLGTGNDLARALGWGGYFSCQGYTDEPVGKILREIGMSQCVLMDRWRVKVTPNDDVCDDHMDRSKANVPLNVINNYFSFGVDAHIALEFHEAREAHPERFNSRLRNKMYYGQMGGKDLILRQYRNLSQWVTLECDGNDFTSKLRDAGCHAVLFLNIPSYGGGTHPWNDSFGATKPTIDDGLMEVVGLTTYQLPMLQAGMHGTCICQCRKARIITKRTIPMQVDGEACRVKPSIIEIELLNKALMLTKCKNGRGDVQVNPLEKLQLNILRITMQQYEQYHYQREMLSKLANKLGQIEIDSQCDLDHVRNMLNAKFEESITYPKVSQDWCFVDACTAEHYFRIDRAQEHLHYICDIAIDDLLILDHELATMPQTPDQERSFAAFSQRQAQTERRQMDQAQGHAPGSTALYWNKLPMPYY, encoded by the exons ATGCAGCGTCTTCGCACGACCTTCACGCGTTCGCGGACGCCCACCGGCgccgaaatgaaaatgcagAACAGCCTCGAGGTGCCCAAACAG GTGCGTTCCGCCTCCTTTGACGAGATGCAACTGGAGGCGCAGCGCACGTCCTCGAACCGACTGAGGCAGCGTGCCTCGTCCTCGGCGGAGGGGCGTGCCTTGGAGGCTGATCGTCTGcaggtgccggctgggcaggGCCGCTCGCGCAGCTTCGATTCGGCGGTCATCGATCCGACGAGCGAGGATTCGGGGGCATTCCTGGATGTGCCGCAGCGCAACAAGATGCCGCGGCGCAGCAGCTCGTCGAGCCCGAAGACCCCGCCGCCGTGCTTCCATTGCCAATTGGTGAAGCAGTACGAGCGCCAGATAACAGCGGAGCAGCGCTTCTTCATCGATCATCGAGAGCTCACCGCTCTCAGCTTCTACagcgatgatgacgatgacgacgacgaggaggagggtGCGGTGGGCGGTGAGGGTCTGTGCGAAGACATGCACGGTGCCTGCGGCGGACGGCCGCTTCCCGATGTGAACAACGAGGCGGTGGCTCGGGCGCAGGCCATTCTTGCATCCACATTCGAGAACGACCCGAGCACCGATTGCGAGGACGATGCGGTTGAGCTGGACCTGGGACTGATCCACTTGAGCATCGAGCAATCACGGGCTCGTATTCCGCGGCAGATGCGCCGCCACACCATCGACAGTTCGGTGGGCAATTCCGAGGATGAGGGCGTCGACGGGTCCGGGCCCAACTCCAACAATTCCCCGTATTTCGGCAACACCCTGATGCCGCCCAGACCCTGCGGCATCACCTTCACCCTGTCCCCCACCAACGGCGACTGTCCGTTCCTCCCAACCTTCGCTTTCCCCATCGATCCCAACTCCCCACCAGGCACGCCTTCGCCCACCcagtcgccatcgccatcgccatcaccatcgccgtcgccgtccCCGTCGCCCACCCCGTCGGTGGTGCTGGCCGTTCCACCCCCCCTGCTGGAGCTACCGTCCTGCTCCACGGGCAGCGGACAACAGCTGCTGGGCTCCACCGCAGctgtggccgccgccgccctcaCTCTACCGGCGATTGCCTCCTCGcaagcagccgcagccatGGCCACCGGAGCGGTCTGCACCTTGGCGGATGCAGATGACGCTGCTGCCGCTTTGGGGGCCATGGGCCTGCCGGTTCGCCCCAGACGCCGGTCCATCTCGCGGCAGGAGGCCATCTTCGTGGAGCCGACCGGCAGTTCGCTCGAGAATGTCTCGATGTCGATCGAGAAGGCCGACTCCATTGATGCCGCCTCCACCAGGGCCAACTGCGGCTCGCCCACGGGCATGTTCGCCGTCGCCCATCGCACCGGATTTGTGGTGCAGGACATCTACCTGACCGTACCGGATCTCCGACGGGATCGTGCCGCCTCCGTGGACTCGTGCTTCTCGAAGCTCTCATCAGGCAACAAAACCGAGGAGCTCCAGCCCACCGTGGATGGCTGCTACCTGACCGTACCGGTGATCAACACCACTCGCTCCCGGTCCGTGGACATAGTCCTGCCCACCGACGAGCAGGCGCGCTACAAGGCCCTGGCCATGACTGGCAACGAGCCAGGCACCTACGG GCGTACCGCTACAGGCAGCAATGCCCGTCGGCCCATACGCATTGTGCCCGATTGGACAGAGAATGCAATTAATGGCGAGCACTACTGGAAGACCTCGTCGGCCTCCGGCGATCTCTGTTGCCTCAACGAGGAGTGCATT AAGAGCGGCCAGCGTTTGAAGTGCTCCGCCTGCCAGCTGGTAGCCCACATCAATTGCATTCCGTATGTGAACGAGAAGCCGACGCTGCTGTGCAAGCCCACCTATCGGGATGTGGGGATCAGGCAGTACCGGGAGCAGACGACCACCCACCACCACTGGGTGCACCGCAAGATGGAGAAGGGGAAGTGCAAGCAGTGTGGCAAG AATATTATGTTTGAATCCATACCGCAGGCGGTTCAGAGCAAGCTATTTGGCTCCAAAGAAATTGTAGCTTTGTCCTGTGCCTGGTGTCATGAGATCTATCACAACAAGGACACGTGCTTCAATCAGGAGAAAATCGGCGAAGAGTGTCGTCTCG GCAACTATGCACCGATTATTGTGCCGCCATCGTGGATTGTCAAGCTGCCGAACAAGGGCAACTTCAAGTCCTCCATTCGGGTAAGCAACAAGAACGCTGCCACCGGCTCCTCCGCTGCTGGAGCCGGCGGTGGCACTGCAGCTGGCGCACCTGGCGGACCCGGCGGACCCGGCGGTCCCGGTGGCAAAGGCAAGAAGCAGACCCAGCGCCGGCAGAAGGGCAAGGACGAGAAGAAGGGAGAACCGCGCGCATTCATCGTGAAGCCCATTCCATCGCCGGAGGTAATACCGGTCATTGTCTTTATTAATCCCAAGTCCGGTGGCAATCAGGGCGTCAAGCTACTCGGCAAGTTCCAGCATCTCCTGAACCCACGCCAGGTCTTTGATCTAACGCAAGGAGGTCCCAAAATGGG TCTGGACATGTTCCGCAAGGCGCCGAATCTTCGGGTTTTGGCCTGCGGCGGCGATGGCACCGTCGGCTGGGTGCTCTCCGTCCTCGATCAGATCCATCCACCATTGTCGCCGTGCCCGGCCGTCGGTGTGCTGCCGTTGGGGACGGGCAACGATCTCGCTCGCGCTCTCGGATGGGGCGGG TATTTCTCCTGTCAGGGCTACACGGACGAACCGGTGGGCAAGATCCTACGCGAGATCGGGATGTCGCAGTGCGTCCTCATGGACCGCTGGCGCGTCAAGGTCACGCCCAACGACGATGTCTGCGATGACCACATGGACCGCAGCAAGGCGAACGTGCCCCTGAACGTGATCAACAACTACTTCTCGTTCGGGGTGGATGCCCACATCGCACTGGAGTTCCACGAGGCGCGGGAGGCCCATCCGGAGCGCTTCAATTCGCGGCTGCGCAACAAGATGTACTACGGCCAGATGGGGGGCAAGGATCTGATCCTGCGCCAGTACCGCAACCTCTCCCAGTGGGTGACGCTGGAGTGCGATGGGAATGACTTCACCAGCAAGCTGCGGGACGCCGGCTGCCATGCCGTCCTCTTCCTGAACATACCCAG CTATGGCGGCGGCACCCACCCGTGGAACGACTCGTTCGGGGCGACGAAGCCCACCATTGACGACGGCCTGATGGAGGTGGTGGGGCTGACCACCTACCAGCTGCCGATGCTGCAGGCGGGCATGCACGGCACCTGCATCTGCCAGTGCCGGAAGGCGCGCATCATAACGAAGCGCACCATACCGATGCAGGTGGATGGTGAGGCGTGTCGCGTGAAGCCGTCGATCATTGAGATCGAGCTGTTGAATAAGGCGTTGATGCTGACCAAGTGCAAGAATGGACGTGGCGATGTCCA AGTAAATCCCCTGGAGAAGCTTCAATTGAATATCCTGCGCATTACGATGCAGCAGTATGAGCAATACCACTACCAAAGGGAGATGCTCAGTAAGCTGGCGAACAAGCTCGGCCAGATCGAGATCGACTCACAATGCGATCTGGATCATGTCCGCAATATGCTCAACGCCAAGTTCGAAGAGTCCATCACCTACCCGAAGGTATCGCAGGACTGGTGTTTCGTAGACG CCTGCACTGCAGAGCACTACTTCCGCATCGACAGGGCGCAGGAACATTTACACTACATCTGTGACATCGCCATTGACGATTTACTCATTCTGGATCACGAACTCGCCACCATGCCCCAAACACCCGACCAAGAACGCTCCTTTGCCGCATTCTCGCAGCGTCAGGCCCAGACAGAGCGCCGACAGATGGACCAGGCCCAGGGCCATGCACCAGGCAGCACCG CCCTATACTGGAACAAACTTCCGATGCCATACTACTAG